In Pyrus communis chromosome 1, drPyrComm1.1, whole genome shotgun sequence, the following are encoded in one genomic region:
- the LOC137736169 gene encoding F-box/kelch-repeat protein At1g55270-like, whose protein sequence is MDRRIQPPLVDSTACLCRVDAGLKTVAGAKKYVPGAKLCLQPDIKSSIHPTRSKPSRGESSRIQSPLLPGLPDDLAVACLVRVPRVEHRKLRLVCKRWYRLLAANFFYSLRRNLGIAEEWIYLIKRDREGKVSWHAFDPVYQLWQPLPPVPKEYSAALGFGCAVLGGCHLYLFGGKDPLKGSMKRVIFYDARTNKWHRAPDMLRRRHFFGSCVINNCLYVAGGENEGMHRSLKSAEVYDPNKNRWSFISEMSTAMAPYIGVIYEGKWFLKGLGSHRQVLSEVYQPENDSWYSVYDGMVAGWRNPSVALNGHLYASECKDGCKLRVYDKATDSWSKHIDSKMHLGNSKALEAASLVPLNGKLCIIRNNMSISLVDVSKSSDVGQASAEYLWETIAGKGQFRTLVTNLWSNLAGRNRLKSHIVHCQVLQV, encoded by the exons atggaCAGAAGGATACAGCCTCCGTTG GTTGATTCAACAGCTTGCTTATGTAGAGTAGATGCTGGCCTTAAAACTGTTGCTGGAGCTAAAAAGTATGTCCCTGGGGCAAAGCTCTGTCTTCAACCCGACATTAAATCATCCATTCATCCAACTAGGAGTAAGCCTTCGCGTGGTGAGAGTAGCCGCATTCAATCCCCTCTGCTTCCTGGACTCCCCGATGATCTTGCTGTTGCTTGCCTAGTTCGGGTCCCAAGAGTTGAGCATCGTAAGCTCCGCCTGGTTTGCAAAAGATGGTACCGTCTTTTGGCTGCTAACTTCTTTTACTCCCTCCGTAGGAACCTTGGCATTGCAGAAGAATGGATATATTTAATTAAGAGAGATCGAGAAGGGAAAGTCTCTTGGCATGCTTTTGATCCCGTATACCAGCTCTGGCAACCCCTCCCTCCTGTCCCTAAAGAATATTCTGCAGCCCTAGGGTTTGGTTGTGCTGTACTCGGTGGCTGTCACCTGTATTTATTTGGAGGAAAAGACCCGCTAAAGGGATCAATGAAGCGAGTCATTTTTTATGATGCCAGGACCAATAAATGGCACCGTGCCCCAGATATGCTTCGGCGGCGCCATTTCTTTGGCTCGTGCGTTATAAATAACTGCTTGTATGTTGCCGGTGGGGAGAATGAGGGAATGCATCGGTCCCTGAAATCAGCTGAAGTCTATGATCCCAACAAGAATAGATGGTCCTTCATTTCAGAGATGAGCACCGCAATGGCTCCCTACATTGGGGTTATTTACGAAGGCAAATGGTTCTTGAAGGGGTTAGGGTCTCATCGACAAGTTTTGAGCGAGGTCTACCAACCAGAAAACGACAGCTGGTACTCTGTGTATGACGGAATGGTTGCAGGCTGGAGGAATCCAAGTGTTGCTTTAAACGGGCATCTCTATGCTTCGGAATGCAAAGATGGCTGCAAACTTAGAGTTTATGACAAAGCGACGGATTCTTGGAGCAAGCATATTGACAGCAAGATGCATTTGGGTAATTCTAAGGCTTTGGAGGCAGCTTCCCTTGTTCCCCTCAATGGTAAACTTTGCATCATTCGGAATAACATGAGCATCTCGCTGGTTGATGTTTCGAAATCCAGCGATGTTGGCCAGGCAAGTGCTGAATATCTGTGGGAAACTATAGCAGGTAAAGGGCAGTTCAGGACCTTGGTCACGAATCTGTGGTCAAACCTCGCCGGCAGGAACCGCCTTAAAAGTCACATAGTTCACTGCCAGGTTCTTCAAGTTTAG
- the LOC137743217 gene encoding uncharacterized protein, whose translation MDPNEQVMDILNDVYPYASTTTNEEGGDDGHPTMDSEAFKNYEKLLKNAKQELYPGCENFSMLTAIVELMHGKIKFRLSNKCFDYFLGVIKRMLPKDNCLPEDHKSAQKVLKGLGLGHPADGEAWKEFDRMYPDFAADPRNIRLGLVTDEFNPFGVLNQIHSTWPVVVFPYNLPPWKCMKKEYMMLTLLITEDPRNSIDVYLRPLVDELKDLWENGVRTYDKSTGQMFTMRVAVMWTVNDFPAYAMVSWWMTKGYLAYPICKENVTSSWHARKVCYLGHRRWLSWDNEWRHNDKAFHSTKETQSRPREWSGDEILDQLNHLEFGHFGKGVNKPRPTTHLNWTHKSMLFELPYWSKLKLRHNLDVMHIEKNVFDTLVGTVLDIEGKTKDTVQARLDLERMGIRSSLWMKKVGGTLKKGHPFFTVKPNGKKEFFNFISSVKFPDGYASNISRCVNVSGCKFSNMKSHDCHVILQRLLPVGIRHLLPLDAVKPIVLLSRFFSQLTARCLRKLDFKQLQDDIVNVLCNFEQIFPPAFFTSMIRLPDEALLAGPINCRWMYPIERAKPEGSLVEAWVAYESLTFCAMYLQDVETAFNRPQCNNDGGVRKEKLSVFAKIARPFDNSVKGKSFTKNDMEVAH comes from the exons atggatcctaatgaacaagttATGGATATTCTAAATGACGTTTATCCATACGCCTCGACCACCACCAATGAGGAAGGGGGAGATGACGGCCATCCAACCATGGACAGTGAGGCAttcaaaaactatgaaaaactaTTGAAAAATGCCAAGCAAGAATTATATCCGGGTTGCGAGAACTTTTCGATGCTCACGGCAATTGTGGAGTTGATGCATGGCAAGATCAAGTTTCGTTTGTCAAAcaagtgttttgattactttttgggaGTTATCAAGAGGATGCTTCCAAAGGACAATTGTTTACCTGAAGATCATAAAAGTGCCCAAAAAGTGTTGAAGGGTCTTGGATTGGG GCATCCTGCAGATGGAGAGGCATGGAAAGAATTCGATCGGATGTACCCTGATTTTGCAGCTGACCCGCGAAACATAAGATTGGGACTTGTCACCGACGAATTTAATCCATTCGGGGTTCTAAACCAAATCCACAGCACTTGGCCGGTCGTCGTGTTTCCTTATAATCTGCCACCTTGGAagtgcatgaaaaaagaatacatgatgTTGACTCTATTAATTACCGAAGATCCAAGAAATTCCATTGATGTTTATTTGCGACCATTGGTTGATGAGCTAAAAGATTTATGGGAAAACGGTGTTCGTACATACGATAAGTCTACTGGGCAAATGTTCACCATGCGAGTAGCAGTGATGTGGACAGTAAACGATTTTCCCGCGTATGCAATGGTTTCATGGTGGATGACTAAGGGTTATTTGGCATATCCAATATGCAAGGAGAATGTAACATCGTCTTGGCATGCGAGAAAAGTTTGTTATCTTGGTCATCGTAGATGGCTCTCTTGGGACAACGAGTGGCGTCATAATGATAAAGCCTTCCACAGCACAAAAGAGACTCAGTCAAGACCAAGAGAATGGTCCGGAGATGAGATTTTGGATCAGTTAAACCATTTGGAATTTGGTCATTTTGGCAAAGGGGTCAATAAGCCCAGACCAACTACACATCTAAACTGGACGCACAAAAGTATGTTATTTGAGCTCCCGTACTGGTCAAAgttaaaattgagacacaacctcgatgttatgcatattgagaaaaatgtgtttgatactTTGGTCGGGACAGTTCTAGACATtgaaggaaaaacaaaggaCACGGTCCAAGCTCGCCTTGATTTGGAACGAATGGGCATTAGGTCATCCTTGTGGATGAAGAAAGTTGGTGGTACATTGAAGAAGGGCCATCCTTTTTTTACAGTTAAGCCGAATGGGAAGAAAGAGTTTTTCAACTTTATTTCTTCTGTAAAGTTTCCAGATGGGTATGCTTCCAATATCTCACGTTGCGTGAACGTAAGTGGGTGtaaattttcaaacatgaaGAGTCATGACTGTCATGTGATACTCCAACGCCTTCTACCGGTTGGTATTCGACACTTATTGCCTCTTGATGCGGTGAAACCAATAGTGTTGTTGTCGAGATTTTTTTCACAGTTAACTGCAAGGTGTTTACGGAAGTTGGATTTTAAACAATTGCAGGACGACATTGTGAACGTCTTATGCAATTTCGAACAGATATTTCCTCCAGCTTTCTTTACAAGTATGATTCGCTTGCCAGATGAGGCATTGCTTGCCGGACCAATCAATTGtcgatggatgtatccaatagaaag GGCAAAGCCCGAAGGATCACTTGTGGAAGCATGGGTTGCATATGAGTCACTTACTTTTTGTGCAATGTATCTTCAAGATGTTGAGACAGCTTTCAATCGTCCTCAATGCAATAATGACGGTGGTGTCAGAAAAGAGAAACTGTCTGTTTTTGCCAAAATTGCGCGACCATTCGACAATTCTGTAAAAGGCAAATCGTTTACTAAAAATGACATGGAGGTAGCACATTAG